The Mammaliicoccus sciuri genome window below encodes:
- a CDS encoding FadR/GntR family transcriptional regulator, with amino-acid sequence MMKRTSLVDVAVEKLKEYIAEHQFGNGDKLPSEKMLVEQLGVSRTVVREAISRLQQSGLIQVKSGSGMFITEKNKHLSMLFESHMKVHGFKIKELLEVRKILELGAIRLLIENKIVIDANKLRDLNDIYYESFDKSQKFAHYDSAFHETIIIFTENQTLITMSKVIKEYFDKNQFNQIVDKEDIEKSYKEHADLIEVIEKQNLTLAHDIINKHLSRVVEWIEELEQK; translated from the coding sequence ATGATGAAACGAACATCGCTCGTTGATGTAGCTGTTGAAAAATTAAAAGAATATATAGCTGAACATCAATTTGGTAATGGAGATAAACTACCTTCAGAGAAAATGCTTGTCGAACAATTAGGGGTGAGTCGCACTGTTGTGAGAGAAGCGATTAGTCGCTTGCAACAAAGTGGTCTTATTCAAGTTAAATCAGGTAGCGGTATGTTTATAACAGAGAAGAATAAACATTTATCAATGCTTTTTGAGTCACATATGAAAGTGCATGGTTTTAAAATTAAAGAATTACTTGAAGTGCGTAAAATATTAGAACTTGGTGCGATACGACTTTTAATAGAAAATAAAATCGTGATCGATGCAAATAAATTAAGAGATTTGAATGATATTTATTATGAGTCTTTCGACAAATCTCAAAAATTTGCGCACTATGATTCAGCCTTTCATGAAACGATTATTATCTTTACTGAAAATCAAACATTAATCACGATGAGTAAAGTTATTAAAGAGTACTTCGATAAGAACCAATTTAATCAAATCGTTGATAAAGAAGACATAGAAAAATCTTACAAAGAACATGCTGATTTAATAGAAGTAATTGAGAAACAAAATTTAACTTTAGCACATGACATTATTAATAAACATCTGTCTAGAGTCGTTGAGTGGATAGAAGAATTGGAGCAAAAATGA
- a CDS encoding sodium:solute symporter family protein: MNEVGFGTGNWIALILYLIATLLVGVYFTKRAGQDTDAFFKAKGRVPAWAVGFSIYATTLSAITYMGTPERAFNTDWSYAAGNIAIIAIIPLLIYFYIPFFRKLDVTTAYEYLEERFGITLRVIGSLAFTLFHIGRVAIVIYLPTLAITSVSDINPYLIAALVGLLCVIYTFMGGIEGVIWSDVIQGIILLGGAVAVIFLGAFQIDGNFGTVLNEAVQDKKFVSMDNWKFGTAAAAIPIIFIGSIFNNLHQYTASQDIVQRYQTTGSVSSTNKSLWTNGLLAFITIPIFYGMGTVLYSFYNNVTSLPEGFNTSAIVPYFILTQIPPFVGGLLIAAIFAAAQSTISSSLNSISACVVVDLKQRFSKTNNTKNDVLLARIIIILAGIFGTLASLYLINQKTNETWDLFLLVTGLFGVPIAGVFAVGIFTKKANSYGVIIGLIVAAIVSYFVGKTDITPFTVSVIGFIIAFIVGYLASLPFAKHNKNIVGLTIHTINDQYVKETK, encoded by the coding sequence ATGAATGAAGTAGGTTTTGGTACAGGAAACTGGATCGCATTAATTTTATATTTAATTGCAACGTTATTAGTAGGTGTATATTTTACAAAAAGAGCTGGTCAAGATACAGACGCGTTCTTTAAAGCGAAAGGTAGAGTCCCTGCATGGGCGGTTGGATTCTCAATCTATGCGACAACTTTAAGTGCGATTACTTATATGGGAACACCAGAAAGAGCATTTAATACAGACTGGTCTTATGCAGCCGGAAATATCGCCATTATCGCGATTATTCCATTACTGATTTATTTCTATATTCCATTCTTCAGAAAGCTTGATGTAACAACTGCTTATGAATATTTGGAAGAACGATTTGGTATCACATTGCGTGTTATTGGATCTCTAGCATTTACATTATTCCATATTGGTCGTGTCGCGATTGTTATTTATTTACCAACATTAGCAATCACTTCCGTTTCAGATATTAACCCATATTTAATCGCAGCATTAGTTGGATTATTATGTGTTATCTATACGTTTATGGGCGGTATAGAAGGGGTTATTTGGAGCGACGTTATTCAAGGTATTATCTTATTAGGTGGTGCTGTTGCCGTTATTTTCTTAGGTGCTTTCCAAATTGATGGGAACTTCGGTACAGTCTTAAATGAAGCTGTACAAGATAAGAAGTTTGTCTCAATGGATAACTGGAAATTCGGAACTGCTGCCGCTGCTATTCCAATCATATTTATTGGTTCTATCTTTAATAACTTACATCAATACACTGCCAGCCAAGATATCGTTCAACGTTATCAAACAACTGGTTCAGTATCATCAACAAACAAATCATTATGGACTAACGGGTTATTAGCATTTATTACAATCCCTATCTTCTACGGAATGGGAACTGTGTTGTATTCCTTCTATAATAATGTAACATCTTTACCAGAAGGATTTAATACATCAGCTATCGTACCTTATTTCATACTGACACAAATTCCACCATTTGTTGGAGGATTATTAATTGCAGCTATATTTGCTGCAGCACAATCAACAATTTCTTCAAGCTTGAACTCAATTTCAGCATGTGTGGTTGTCGATTTAAAACAAAGATTTTCTAAAACTAATAACACGAAAAATGATGTATTATTAGCAAGAATCATCATTATTCTTGCAGGTATCTTTGGTACATTGGCATCATTATACTTAATTAATCAAAAAACAAACGAAACATGGGATTTATTCTTACTTGTAACAGGACTATTCGGTGTACCAATTGCCGGTGTGTTTGCAGTAGGTATATTTACTAAAAAAGCCAATTCTTATGGTGTTATCATCGGACTAATCGTCGCAGCAATCGTTTCTTACTTTGTAGGAAAAACAGATATCACACCATTTACAGTATCCGTTATCGGTTTCATTATCGCATTTATTGTAGGTTACTTAGCAAGCTTACCATTCGCGAAACATAACAAGAATATCGTAGGCTTAACCATTCATACAATTAACGATCAATACGTGAAAGAAACAAAATAA
- a CDS encoding N-acetylneuraminate lyase has translation MKGLYSALLVSFDEEGNILESGLRQIIRQNIDKQQVDGLYVNGSSGENFLMNTEQKKKVFEIVKDEVGSDAKLIAQVGALDLNESIELGKFATELGYDALSAVTPFYYPFKFEEIKYYYNAIIEATGNEMIIYSIPALTGVNLSIQQFEELFENEKIIGIKYTAADFYLLERIRKAFPDKLILSGFDEMLIQAAVSGVDGAIGSTYNINGQRARQIFNLAKEGKIEQAYEIQHETNDIIEQVLALGIYPTLKAVLNENGIEAGTTKRPLAPLDEASLQKVKELVSKYNL, from the coding sequence ATGAAAGGATTATATTCTGCATTACTCGTATCATTTGATGAGGAAGGCAATATTTTAGAATCTGGTTTAAGACAAATCATTCGCCAAAATATCGATAAACAACAAGTAGATGGTTTATATGTAAATGGTAGTTCTGGTGAAAATTTCTTAATGAATACTGAACAAAAGAAGAAAGTCTTTGAAATCGTTAAAGACGAAGTAGGTTCAGACGCTAAATTAATCGCACAAGTTGGTGCATTAGATTTAAACGAATCAATCGAATTAGGTAAATTTGCTACAGAATTAGGTTATGATGCATTATCAGCTGTAACACCATTTTATTACCCATTCAAATTTGAAGAGATCAAGTATTATTACAATGCCATCATTGAAGCTACTGGAAATGAAATGATCATTTATTCAATTCCAGCATTAACTGGTGTTAACTTATCTATACAACAATTTGAAGAACTTTTCGAAAATGAAAAAATCATCGGTATAAAATATACTGCTGCTGACTTCTACTTATTAGAAAGAATTAGAAAAGCATTCCCAGACAAATTAATACTTTCTGGTTTTGATGAAATGCTTATCCAAGCTGCCGTGTCAGGTGTAGATGGTGCGATTGGTTCAACTTATAACATCAATGGACAACGTGCTAGACAAATCTTTAATTTAGCTAAAGAAGGCAAAATTGAACAAGCATATGAAATTCAACATGAAACAAACGATATTATTGAGCAAGTATTAGCTTTAGGTATTTATCCTACTTTAAAAGCTGTTCTTAATGAAAATGGCATTGAAGCTGGTACGACTAAACGACCACTCGCGCCATTAGATGAAGCATCACTCCAAAAAGTTAAAGAACTTGTTTCTAAATACAATTTATAA
- a CDS encoding IS3 family transposase (programmed frameshift) yields the protein MYKTRLPVKLYQEIFDLHEKGYSFQNIIDKLNLDISDSVIRFKYKVYKQHGITALINKNRNKIYTREFKEKVVKEYLETNKTYSDLAAYYNISHHATLKNWVVKYTEGKENKSYFPYLEVDTMNTRKTTFEERIEIAKYCIENNRDFNKTAEKYQVNYSQVYNWVKKYEKHGDIGLVDGRGKGKPVEALTREEELELKIKALEQRNKFLQMENEVLKKQEEIERQDESKIKQIAAYKTIEALKDKYPIKWICAALEISRASYYKWKNREVSESERFNNELKDEIFRIYHEHDGIYGYRRIYIYLRLYTKFQVNHKRVYRIMKKYGLKAVIRKKRRQYKLSKPEITSQNILNRKFTTSKVNKVWLTDVTEFKLKNGSKVYLSAIYDLGAKKVISHVVSSQNNNKLVYDTFNKAIIKRNTEGIIFHSDRGFQYTSVLFREMIKNASMKQSMSRVGRCIDNGPMEGFWGLLKSEVFKDKSQTFNDIKHATKQINEYIKFYNSKRISLKMAALIKAQPTY from the exons ATGTATAAAACTAGACTACCTGTTAAACTGTATCAGGAAATCTTCGATTTGCATGAAAAGGGTTATTCCTTTCAAAATATAATTGATAAGTTAAATTTAGATATTAGTGATAGTGTGATTCGATTTAAATATAAAGTGTATAAGCAACATGGTATAACAGCACTTATAAATAAGAATCGAAATAAAATCTATACACGCGAATTTAAAGAAAAAGTTGTTAAAGAATATCTAGAGACTAATAAGACGTATTCAGATCTAGCAGCCTATTACAATATTTCACATCATGCTACTTTAAAAAATTGGGTGGTAAAGTATACTGAAGGAAAAGAAAATAAATCTTATTTTCCATATCTGGAGGTAGACACTATGAATACTAGAAAAACAACATTTGAAGAGAGAATTGAAATAGCTAAATATTGTATTGAAAATAATAGAGACTTTAATAAGACAGCTGAAAAGTACCAAGTTAACTATTCACAAGTCTATAATTGGGTAAAAAAGTATGAAAAACATGGTGATATTGGTTTAGTAGATGGTAGAGGTAAAGGAAAACCAGTTGAAGCTTTAACTAGAGAAGAAGAACTTGAATTAAAAATAAAAGCACTTGAACAAAGAAATAAATTTCTCCAAATGGAGAATGAGGTATTAAAAAAGCAGGAAGAAATAGAGAGGCAG GATGAATCGAAAATCAAGCAAATAGCAGCATACAAGACAATCGAAGCATTAAAAGATAAGTATCCAATCAAATGGATATGCGCCGCACTTGAAATATCGAGAGCAAGTTATTATAAATGGAAAAACAGAGAGGTTTCAGAATCTGAAAGATTCAATAACGAATTAAAAGATGAGATTTTCAGGATTTATCATGAACATGATGGCATATATGGATATCGAAGAATTTATATTTATCTGAGATTATATACTAAATTCCAGGTTAATCATAAACGCGTATATAGAATTATGAAGAAGTATGGATTAAAAGCTGTCATTAGAAAAAAGAGAAGGCAATATAAACTTAGTAAGCCAGAAATCACTTCTCAAAATATCCTAAACAGAAAATTTACAACAAGTAAAGTTAATAAGGTCTGGTTAACAGATGTGACAGAATTTAAATTGAAAAATGGATCTAAAGTGTATTTAAGCGCTATTTATGATTTAGGTGCTAAGAAAGTCATCAGCCATGTAGTCTCATCTCAAAACAATAATAAGCTTGTATACGATACCTTTAACAAAGCCATAATTAAAAGAAATACCGAAGGCATTATATTTCATAGCGACAGAGGATTCCAATATACGAGTGTTCTATTTAGAGAGATGATTAAAAATGCTTCTATGAAGCAAAGCATGTCTCGTGTAGGTAGATGTATTGATAATGGTCCTATGGAAGGCTTTTGGGGGTTACTCAAATCAGAGGTATTCAAAGACAAATCTCAAACATTCAATGATATAAAACACGCCACAAAGCAAATAAATGAATATATAAAATTTTATAATTCTAAAAGAATTTCATTAAAAATGGCTGCGCTTATAAAAGCACAGCCAACATATTGA